Proteins encoded in a region of the Populus nigra chromosome 3, ddPopNigr1.1, whole genome shotgun sequence genome:
- the LOC133689671 gene encoding uncharacterized protein LOC133689671 isoform X1 — MSGKASISQPSVSSSGSAGLSHVYIQHPPLRCNVPGSRGLFYDDGNKLLCSPTSDRVFSWKVAPFDPLVAPTSDLISEGPILSIRYSLDAKIIAIQRTSQEIQFFHRETGQNFCHKCKPESESILGFFWTDCPRCHFVLVKTSGLDLLACDAESKSFQLVDTRKSNVSWYVYTHESRLVLLASGMQCKTFSGFQLSSAGIVCLPKFEMVMAKSEANSKPVLAAEDVYIATIYGRIYCLQIDRVAMLLHSYRFYQDAVVQQGSLPIYSSKIAVSVVDNVLLIHQVDTKVVILYDIFVDSRAPISAPLPLLFRGFPRSNASSSRSTVKDGESPEANISDSESNIYGDEWTFLIPDLACNVSNKQLWKIHLDLEAISACSSEVPSVLEFLQHRRLEASKAKQLCLAITHNLILERRPVLMVAKAIEVLIASYSQSLKTGSYLKGIKDTEDNVQFKSLKTNRKVNKEKFSGGAESSSTEVHTSSSQSQHLRPTNSPLNASASERQESEVTSPAISPDEMYSLVFAPVEEEMVGDSSYFVAIIVEFLRSASSVKKKVQPNIYVLAIQLLAHNERYAELSLFIINKVLQPSKEVAMQLLEAGRQNSQVRKLGLDMLRQLSLHHDYVLQLVQDGYYLEALRYARKHKVVTVRPSLFLEAALASNDSQLLAAVLRFFSDFTPGFKTTSDCYTYNRILNEMNSAVAV, encoded by the exons ATGTCTGGGAAAGCATCCATCTCGCAGCCTAGTGTTAGTTCAAGTGGGTCTGCTGGGTTGTCACATGTTTATATTCAGCACCCTCCTTTACGATGTAATGTTCCAGGATCAAGGGGTTTATTTTATGATGATGGGAATAAGCTATTATGCTCCCCCACATCTGATCGG GTTTTTTCATGGAAAGTTGCTCCCTTTGATCCTCTTGTTGCACCTACCTCTGATTTGATAAGTGAAGGTCCTATCCTATCTATTCGGTATTCTTTAGATGCGAAGATCATAGCAATCCAGAGAACCAGTCAAGAGATCCAGTTTTTTCATAGGGAAACTGGACAAAACTTTTGTCACAAATGTAAGCCAGAGTCAGAGAGCATACTAGGGTTTTTTTGGACTGATTGTCCACGGTGCCATTTTGTACTAGTAAAGACCAG TGGGCTGGATTTGCTTGCCTGTGATGCTGAATCAAAATCATTTCAATTGGTAGATACAAGGAAATCAAACGTGAGCTGGTATGTATATACACATGAGAGTCGCTTGGTTCTTCTTGCTTCAGGAATGCAATGCAAGACCTTCAGTGGATTTCAG CTTTCATCTGCAGGGATTGTTTGCTTGCCAAAGTTTGAGATGGTAATGGCAAAATCTGAGGCTAACAGTAAGCCTGTCCTAGCAGCTGAAGATGTCTATATTGCAACCAT CTATGGGAGGATATACTGCTTGCAAATTGATAGAGTTGCAATGCTACTTCACTCATATAGGTTTTATCAAGATGCTGTTGTGCAGCAG GGTTCCTTGCCAATATATTCAAGCAAAATTGCTGTTAGTGTGGTTGATAATGTACTTCTTATCCATCAAGTGGACACAAAGGTTGTTATACTCTATGACATATTTGTAGATTCTCGAGCACCCATTTCTGCTCCGCTGCCTCTACTGTTTAGGGGGTTCCCCAGGTCTAATGCTTCCTCCTCTCGATCTACCGTAAAAGATGGTGAAAGTCCAGAGGCCAACATAAGTGATTCTGAATCAAACATTTATGGAGATGAGTGGACATTTCTGATTCCTGACcttgcatgcaatgtttccaaTAAGCAGTTATGGAAAATCCATTTAGACTTGGAG GCAATTTCTGCATGTAGCTCTGAAGTTCCATCAGTGCTTGAGTTCTTGCAACATAGGAGGTTGGAAGCTAGTAAG GCTAAGCAGCTGTGCTTGGCAATTACACACAACCTTATCTTGGAAAGGAGACCGGTCTTAATGGTTGCCAAGGCAATAGAAGTACTGATTGCGTCTTACTCCCAGTCACTCAAAACAGGAAGTTATCTCAAAGGAATTAAAG ACACTGAAGACAATGTCCAATTCAAATCACTAAAAACAAACCGAAAAGTGAACAAGGAGAAATTTTCAGGTGGTGCTGAGAGTTCTAGCACTGAAGTTCACACATCATCTTCACAATCTCAGCATCTGAGACCAACTAACAGCCCATTAAATGCTAGTGCTTCTGAAAGGCAAGAGTCTGAAGTTACTTCTCCAGCAATTTCACCCGATGAGATGTATAGCCTTGTGTTTGCTCCAGTTGAGGAAGAGATGGTGGGAGACTCATCTTACTTCGTTGCCATCATTGTTGAGTTCCTTCGTAG TGCAAGTTCAGTAAAGAAAAAAGTTCAACCAAACATCTATGTGTTGGCAATACAACTTCTAGCACACAATGAACGATATGCAGAACTCTCACTGTTCATCATAAACAAG GTTCTTCAACCCTCAAAAGAAGTTGCAATGCAGCTCCTAGAAGCAGGCCGTCAAAATTCCCAGGTTAGGAAGCTGGGTCTAGATATGCTGAGACAGCTCTCTCTGCATCATGACTACGTGTTGCAACTAGTGCAAGATGGATATTATCTTGAAGCCTTGCGTTATGCTAGGAAGCACAAG GTTGTGACTGTCCGCCCCTCGTTGTTTCTGGAAGCTGCTTTGGCTTCTAATGATTCTCAACTCCTTGCTGCAGTGCTGAGATTCTTTTCAGATTTTACTCCAGGATTTAAAACCACTTCCGACTGCTATACCTACAATCGGATTCTCAATGAGATGAACTCAGCTGTAGCTGTTTGA
- the LOC133689671 gene encoding uncharacterized protein LOC133689671 isoform X2: MSGKASISQPSVSSSGSAGLSHVYIQHPPLRCNVPGSRGLFYDDGNKLLCSPTSDRVFSWKVAPFDPLVAPTSDLISEGPILSIRYSLDAKIIAIQRTSQEIQFFHRETGQNFCHKCKPESESILGFFWTDCPRCHFVLVKTSGLDLLACDAESKSFQLVDTRKSNVSWYVYTHESRLVLLASGMQCKTFSGFQLSSAGIVCLPKFEMVMAKSEANSKPVLAAEDVYIATIYGRIYCLQIDRVAMLLHSYRFYQDAVVQQGSLPIYSSKIAVSVVDNVLLIHQVDTKVVILYDIFVDSRAPISAPLPLLFRGFPRSNASSSRSTVKDGESPEANISDSESNIYGDEWTFLIPDLACNVSNKQLWKIHLDLEAISACSSEVPSVLEFLQHRRLEASKAKQLCLAITHNLILERRPVLMVAKAIEVLIASYSQSLKTGSYLKGIKDTEDNVQFKSLKTNRKVNKEKFSGGAESSSTEVHTSSSQSQHLRPTNSPLNASASERQESEVTSPAISPDEMYSLVFAPVEEEMVGDSSYFVAIIVEFLRSASSVKKKVQPNIYVLAIQLLAHNERYAELSLFIINKVLKHRLKMCL, encoded by the exons ATGTCTGGGAAAGCATCCATCTCGCAGCCTAGTGTTAGTTCAAGTGGGTCTGCTGGGTTGTCACATGTTTATATTCAGCACCCTCCTTTACGATGTAATGTTCCAGGATCAAGGGGTTTATTTTATGATGATGGGAATAAGCTATTATGCTCCCCCACATCTGATCGG GTTTTTTCATGGAAAGTTGCTCCCTTTGATCCTCTTGTTGCACCTACCTCTGATTTGATAAGTGAAGGTCCTATCCTATCTATTCGGTATTCTTTAGATGCGAAGATCATAGCAATCCAGAGAACCAGTCAAGAGATCCAGTTTTTTCATAGGGAAACTGGACAAAACTTTTGTCACAAATGTAAGCCAGAGTCAGAGAGCATACTAGGGTTTTTTTGGACTGATTGTCCACGGTGCCATTTTGTACTAGTAAAGACCAG TGGGCTGGATTTGCTTGCCTGTGATGCTGAATCAAAATCATTTCAATTGGTAGATACAAGGAAATCAAACGTGAGCTGGTATGTATATACACATGAGAGTCGCTTGGTTCTTCTTGCTTCAGGAATGCAATGCAAGACCTTCAGTGGATTTCAG CTTTCATCTGCAGGGATTGTTTGCTTGCCAAAGTTTGAGATGGTAATGGCAAAATCTGAGGCTAACAGTAAGCCTGTCCTAGCAGCTGAAGATGTCTATATTGCAACCAT CTATGGGAGGATATACTGCTTGCAAATTGATAGAGTTGCAATGCTACTTCACTCATATAGGTTTTATCAAGATGCTGTTGTGCAGCAG GGTTCCTTGCCAATATATTCAAGCAAAATTGCTGTTAGTGTGGTTGATAATGTACTTCTTATCCATCAAGTGGACACAAAGGTTGTTATACTCTATGACATATTTGTAGATTCTCGAGCACCCATTTCTGCTCCGCTGCCTCTACTGTTTAGGGGGTTCCCCAGGTCTAATGCTTCCTCCTCTCGATCTACCGTAAAAGATGGTGAAAGTCCAGAGGCCAACATAAGTGATTCTGAATCAAACATTTATGGAGATGAGTGGACATTTCTGATTCCTGACcttgcatgcaatgtttccaaTAAGCAGTTATGGAAAATCCATTTAGACTTGGAG GCAATTTCTGCATGTAGCTCTGAAGTTCCATCAGTGCTTGAGTTCTTGCAACATAGGAGGTTGGAAGCTAGTAAG GCTAAGCAGCTGTGCTTGGCAATTACACACAACCTTATCTTGGAAAGGAGACCGGTCTTAATGGTTGCCAAGGCAATAGAAGTACTGATTGCGTCTTACTCCCAGTCACTCAAAACAGGAAGTTATCTCAAAGGAATTAAAG ACACTGAAGACAATGTCCAATTCAAATCACTAAAAACAAACCGAAAAGTGAACAAGGAGAAATTTTCAGGTGGTGCTGAGAGTTCTAGCACTGAAGTTCACACATCATCTTCACAATCTCAGCATCTGAGACCAACTAACAGCCCATTAAATGCTAGTGCTTCTGAAAGGCAAGAGTCTGAAGTTACTTCTCCAGCAATTTCACCCGATGAGATGTATAGCCTTGTGTTTGCTCCAGTTGAGGAAGAGATGGTGGGAGACTCATCTTACTTCGTTGCCATCATTGTTGAGTTCCTTCGTAG TGCAAGTTCAGTAAAGAAAAAAGTTCAACCAAACATCTATGTGTTGGCAATACAACTTCTAGCACACAATGAACGATATGCAGAACTCTCACTGTTCATCATAAACAAGGTTTTGAAACATCGTCTAAAAATGTGCTTATGA
- the LOC133689671 gene encoding uncharacterized protein LOC133689671 isoform X3, with amino-acid sequence MQCKTFSGFQLSSAGIVCLPKFEMVMAKSEANSKPVLAAEDVYIATIYGRIYCLQIDRVAMLLHSYRFYQDAVVQQGSLPIYSSKIAVSVVDNVLLIHQVDTKVVILYDIFVDSRAPISAPLPLLFRGFPRSNASSSRSTVKDGESPEANISDSESNIYGDEWTFLIPDLACNVSNKQLWKIHLDLEAISACSSEVPSVLEFLQHRRLEASKAKQLCLAITHNLILERRPVLMVAKAIEVLIASYSQSLKTGSYLKGIKDTEDNVQFKSLKTNRKVNKEKFSGGAESSSTEVHTSSSQSQHLRPTNSPLNASASERQESEVTSPAISPDEMYSLVFAPVEEEMVGDSSYFVAIIVEFLRSASSVKKKVQPNIYVLAIQLLAHNERYAELSLFIINKVLQPSKEVAMQLLEAGRQNSQVRKLGLDMLRQLSLHHDYVLQLVQDGYYLEALRYARKHKVVTVRPSLFLEAALASNDSQLLAAVLRFFSDFTPGFKTTSDCYTYNRILNEMNSAVAV; translated from the exons ATGCAATGCAAGACCTTCAGTGGATTTCAG CTTTCATCTGCAGGGATTGTTTGCTTGCCAAAGTTTGAGATGGTAATGGCAAAATCTGAGGCTAACAGTAAGCCTGTCCTAGCAGCTGAAGATGTCTATATTGCAACCAT CTATGGGAGGATATACTGCTTGCAAATTGATAGAGTTGCAATGCTACTTCACTCATATAGGTTTTATCAAGATGCTGTTGTGCAGCAG GGTTCCTTGCCAATATATTCAAGCAAAATTGCTGTTAGTGTGGTTGATAATGTACTTCTTATCCATCAAGTGGACACAAAGGTTGTTATACTCTATGACATATTTGTAGATTCTCGAGCACCCATTTCTGCTCCGCTGCCTCTACTGTTTAGGGGGTTCCCCAGGTCTAATGCTTCCTCCTCTCGATCTACCGTAAAAGATGGTGAAAGTCCAGAGGCCAACATAAGTGATTCTGAATCAAACATTTATGGAGATGAGTGGACATTTCTGATTCCTGACcttgcatgcaatgtttccaaTAAGCAGTTATGGAAAATCCATTTAGACTTGGAG GCAATTTCTGCATGTAGCTCTGAAGTTCCATCAGTGCTTGAGTTCTTGCAACATAGGAGGTTGGAAGCTAGTAAG GCTAAGCAGCTGTGCTTGGCAATTACACACAACCTTATCTTGGAAAGGAGACCGGTCTTAATGGTTGCCAAGGCAATAGAAGTACTGATTGCGTCTTACTCCCAGTCACTCAAAACAGGAAGTTATCTCAAAGGAATTAAAG ACACTGAAGACAATGTCCAATTCAAATCACTAAAAACAAACCGAAAAGTGAACAAGGAGAAATTTTCAGGTGGTGCTGAGAGTTCTAGCACTGAAGTTCACACATCATCTTCACAATCTCAGCATCTGAGACCAACTAACAGCCCATTAAATGCTAGTGCTTCTGAAAGGCAAGAGTCTGAAGTTACTTCTCCAGCAATTTCACCCGATGAGATGTATAGCCTTGTGTTTGCTCCAGTTGAGGAAGAGATGGTGGGAGACTCATCTTACTTCGTTGCCATCATTGTTGAGTTCCTTCGTAG TGCAAGTTCAGTAAAGAAAAAAGTTCAACCAAACATCTATGTGTTGGCAATACAACTTCTAGCACACAATGAACGATATGCAGAACTCTCACTGTTCATCATAAACAAG GTTCTTCAACCCTCAAAAGAAGTTGCAATGCAGCTCCTAGAAGCAGGCCGTCAAAATTCCCAGGTTAGGAAGCTGGGTCTAGATATGCTGAGACAGCTCTCTCTGCATCATGACTACGTGTTGCAACTAGTGCAAGATGGATATTATCTTGAAGCCTTGCGTTATGCTAGGAAGCACAAG GTTGTGACTGTCCGCCCCTCGTTGTTTCTGGAAGCTGCTTTGGCTTCTAATGATTCTCAACTCCTTGCTGCAGTGCTGAGATTCTTTTCAGATTTTACTCCAGGATTTAAAACCACTTCCGACTGCTATACCTACAATCGGATTCTCAATGAGATGAACTCAGCTGTAGCTGTTTGA